One part of the Anopheles merus strain MAF chromosome 3L, AmerM5.1, whole genome shotgun sequence genome encodes these proteins:
- the LOC121600162 gene encoding elongation of very long chain fatty acids protein 4-like, which translates to MTSTNISESIPFYDVFGYYEWTLTLADPRTKGWPMVDSPIPTLTGVCIYLFIVWIGPKLMHDRKPFDLTTFLVPYNLAMALLNLYICLQLFIGSTMRRYSYICEPCRQSFHPAELRIVDAVWWYYFSKVLEFSDTFFFILRKKDNQLTFLHVYHHSTMFSFWWIGVKWVPSGSTFLPAMVNSFIHVLMYTYYGLAAVGPHMNKYLWWKKYLTILQLIQFTVAMMLGINGIITGCEFPLWMHYTLIGYMISFILLFGNFYAQAYMQGKPIQQFEINCIDMGAIKKSE; encoded by the exons ATGACCTCGACCAACATAAGCGAAAGCATTCCGTTCTACGACGTGTTCGGTTACTACGAATGGACGTTAACGCTAGCAGATCCCCGCACGAAAGGATGGCCGATGGTAGACTCCCCGATTCCCACGCTGACCGGTGTCTGCATATACCTGTTCATCGTATGGATTGGTCCAAAATTAATGCACGA CCGAAAACCGTTCGATCTCACCACCTTCCTGGTGCCGTACAATTTGGCCATGGCCCTGCTGAATCTCTACATCTGCTTGCAGCTTTTTATCGGCTCCACCATGCGTCGGTACAGCTACATCTGTGAACCGTGCCGGCAGAGTTTCCATCCAGCGGAGCTTCGT ATTGTGGATGCCGTCTGGTGGTACTACTTCTCCAAGGTGCTCGAGTTCTCCGACACTTTCTTCTTCATTCTGCGTAAGAAGGACAATCAGCTGACTTTCCTGCACGTCTACCACCACAGCACGATGTTCTCCTTCTGGTGGATCGGTGTGAAATGGGTTCCGAGCGGAAGCA CGTTCCTTCCGGCAATGGTCAACTCTTTCATACACGTGCTAATGTATACGTACTACGGTCTGGCCGCGGTAGGACCGCACATGAACAAATACCTCTGGTGGAAGAAATACCTGACAATCCTTCAGCTGATTCAGTTCACCGTGGCCATGATGCTTGGCATCAATGGAATCATTACGGGATGCGAGTTTCCGCTCTGGATGCATTACACACTGATCGGCTACATGATCTCGTTCATCCTGCTGTTCGGTAACTTTTACGCACAAGCCTACATGCAGGGCAAGCCGATTCAGCAGTTCGAAATTAACTGCATCGATATGGGGGCGATTAAGAAGTCGGAATAA
- the LOC121600161 gene encoding dehydrogenase/reductase SDR family member 7, translated as MAFFFNFVAISFFLYHLVRLIMWAVLDSDIELFFLSKLGRPISSLRGKVVWITGASSGIGRDLAIALARQGVKLCISARNISELLKVKQACIAQSNGSLGPNDVYVLEMDMLHLNHHNDYFNMVLDHFKTVDILVNNAGRSQRAEWGSINIKVDRELFELDVFAVINLSRVALNFFARNSMKGHLVVTSSTAGLIGAPNSGTYTGAKHALHGYFEALRNEYPNVHVTMFCPGPTATNFLQECFTDTPGAKYNQTVQPTDRRMTSERCGHLYALAIANKTHLSWVGTFPINFLLYIGCYYPNLKRVLLKIVGMERLQRVRDSR; from the exons ATGGCGTTCTTCTTTAACTTTGTCGCTATCAGCTTCTTCCTGTACCACCTGGTGCGGCTGATAATGTGGGCCGTGCTGGATTCGGACATCGAACTGTTCTTTCTCTCCAAATTGGGCAGACCCATCT CCTCACTTCGGGGGAAAGTGGTATGGATTACTGGAGCATCCAGCGGCATCGGGCGCGATCTGGCCATTGCACTGGCCCGGCAAGGTGTTAAGCTGTGCATTTCCGCACGTAACATTTCCGAACTGCTGAAGGTGAAGCAAGCTTGTATAG CACAATCAAACGGAAGTCTCGGGCCGAACGATGTGTACGTGCTGGAGATGGATATGCTCCATCTGAACCATCACAACGATTACTTCAACATGGTGTTGGACCACTTCAAAACGGTCGACATTCTGGTGAACAATGCGGGACGCTCGCAGCGGGCCGAGTGGGGCTCGATCAACATCAAGGTCGACCGGGAGCTGTTCGAGCTGGATGTGTTTGCCGTGATCAATCTGTCCCGTGTGGCGCTCAACTTTTTTGCCCGCAACTCGATGAAGGGCCACTTGGTGGTGACGAGCAGTACGGCGGGCCTTATCGGGGCCCCGAACTCCGGTACCTACACCGGTGCCAAGCATGCGCTCCAT GGCTACTTTGAAGCACTAAGAAACGAATACCCCAACGTGCACGTTACGATGTTCTGTCCCGGACCGACGGCCACGAACTTTCTGCAGGAGTGCTTCACCGATACTCCCGGCGCA AAATACAACCAAACCGTGCAGCCGACCGATCGGCGTATGACAAGCGAACGATGCGGCCATCTGTACGCATTGGCCATTGCCAACAAGACCCACCTGAGCTGGGTCGGCACGTTCCCGATCAACTTCCTGCTGTACATTGGCTGCTACTACCCGAACTTGAAGCGAGT CCTGCTGAAAATTGTTGGCATGGAGCGTTTGCAGCGTGTTCGCGACAGCCGGTAA
- the LOC121600157 gene encoding PHD and RING finger domain-containing protein 1-like — MASDTEDELQPTTSAGAAASTSTAARAGRRLRNRNVLNVEDSDNDSSGSGPIAGPSRRRTVPVAKMDLASESSEWESDWNSDEEQLLEKGDKDAVAAVLASKLGYASDESSGSSSSNDSEKCPICLLSLHNQEVGVPEVCEHVFCAPCIEEWSRNVSTCPIDRKGFELINIYADLERRQQQKEVLRVYRVQPKPAEGEGEEEGQGTAGAGGLPVVPEADELTYCEVCRQAHSEETMLLCDSCNLGYHMECLNPPLLEIPSGSWYCDCCFASGSDEDDNELQDLLDDLNEIGGMRESRLRQRIHSPLRIVRTRQSERIRAAILTRAAAAVRLNIVQSSPDGAAGPSTVAARVRRLAAGSSAHGGSSSSSSLVAVAAPPRARKTVKRKRRRRTRRKILSMIISEYDVDDNENGTGAGGPGDGQKFAIKRKKLYSTLRKLRKKRAKRRKSGGLAGAGGSRRRGAAAVAAAALAAGGEGSDLLRSTNAMEDSVQRQRIGAGITPLKIFGGRNDLDYFSDDDDEEEGSSTGGAGGAGGSTLVAGSAMGSRLRNVLGRRRVLKSGFESFSTPSPGGNGSTGPDLLGSILENQERWHSRDGLRNVRINGGKIIFPTETPPNGGDRRRAPPGGPSGRNAAEGAVNVAANTPGSSTTAQSIPSSGGNGAGSSTSSGTGGASSSSNTIVTNGTGAGGTGGTSSSSASASGAYTNTSQASLLTGSPMGGKTSSGANASSSKQPNDGDGTDEEEQPEKEGAKENDKTVAGCRLPKGLAHQDVEGEAGSSGSAAAAAAAAAAAAAAATAAAENNCPNFSVYSSETLQYAKGASDGNQPYDPLDSEQRSDEDENDRFAGERDEDLVQLDDDDMDGEPYTADPKQSAATPTTSSAATVNGEKEEAAHPAPETEKTTREEEQEEEEDEGTPARDEFDSESDDELKKIEADSNRGIDGGRREGLDALTPPLTTSLVAALGASGAAMAAASAIATANFGAPAGLLGPGEDDRSYTPCLDEKYQERRELIDAGEGPSGEGTSGLASSSRFRSQGSAIDTAGIDGMDTELISDEDEAEFAEAAGEHGAADGAGPSGSKGAASAKRKEQLAAFKKVTKKGRERNYREKDTKKRSSRERGRRGDDGGEPDRRNGRTGDRDSGGEGSKSMDRRNRPRRPKRKELPRYDIRSIIAEKRPRILKDPFGRDITPKRRSRTRTPSRSRSRERRNLSISLSPEPLPAVRSRGPGAGFNTGRRRSLSPLAVPPRHRGRSPPHGARSPLPPFRRSPRRSSSRSRSRSRGGGRSGGPLPPLGLRSLSPRSPPPPRGRFARSPRSRSLSRSRSHSPPPHHRPAVRRGSFRRSLTPSRSPPDRRVGRTKKKAKRKKRPVSVSRSRSRSRSRSRTPRSRSRSRSRSRSRGRGQKASLAAARNAGRKKKPKNRRSVSPLPPPVAKTVGKKQKKKKDRKRSFSPLGRSRSRSRSRTPPPSTAAPNASGMLTERFGKGSGGGGRAQRDSSWTPPPLPTALSGSRLKSNGPAASASAAAASLTVILTNEEALAKQQEEALLGGKERDGRSGKQARKEARRREREAREKNATLPSKEVFTSGDNILVSVSFNDKGAAAAASAASGSGSKDGAQEKQPSAEHSRHHHHHHHHHGAERSSGGGKQQQQQQQRQKDSAGGAASGKRQRAVDGERPKNKRLEGRLKQRTRSTIDVTAKPVVIIDLDGSPFRVLTPSPKAVIVLSDSDTEKDKDRRGGSGGAAGVGGAAGNATAGANLESGAGAAAGSGMSQEKSGAGLLMRSGGAVGSTLGQSLGLMDGPNAMGVGVGAGGATGAASSSTAGVLRKTPPERRSPVDDMFGPKTPPGFPTSSSGSGLGNQQSLKTLQAPKFSMQVKTKSTNLRPVNPLYDPGDLDEGKEDSPERQDDTVAGDSAVDDESGSVSQSQGGLGIGYGAGGSGGSTIATVGPNTPPEPAPQSPSPDVYDPFEPTKSPSPSPTPGGSSRDRSDALSIGRLSDEEQSKTTNRDGSAPGSGADGGMMMLDGGAEPNDTMNGGGPVGSGGGPDTGHSRTPPQSQLMGRNNVNSGKVTVLSNIVLGGSATANSNAKAGVSDPSGANSDSDVIFDEFVPSSSGGPANNLISKLPLPLAGAAGQQGQSAGKFADFLNPTDSPYSPGASDFDDLFEPPGGAGGMDMLDSPPMHTHPSSKQQQQQSNHQQHSNANSQPSAGRSSKPMPPTKAAKKSTNQFDSLFGSPNLHNSGKAGRSRKGPHKRSKGGKSNQKGDTANDEDPSKLSDKEKYLKKLNRLERVVEEVKLVIKPYYNKKQINKDEYKDILRRAVPKICHSRTGEINPIKIQKLIKAYVRKIRGKRRISKKGSGGGGGGGVLGQLGMPMANSNSIII, encoded by the exons ATGGCGTCCGATACGGAGGATGAACTGCAGCCAACCACCTCGGCCGGTGCCGCGGCGTCAACATCTACGGCGGCGAGGGCAGGAAGGCGGCTGCGCAACCGGAACGTGCTGAACGTGGAGGACAGTGATAATGATAGCAGCGGCAGTGGCCCCATTGCAGGCCCGAGCCGGCGTCGCACGGTGCCAGTGGCGAAGATGGACCTAGCGTCCGAGAGTTCCGAGTGGGAATCGGACTGGAACAGCGACGAGGAGCAGCTGCTGGAGAAGGGCGACAAGGACGCGGTGGCGGCAGTGCTGGCCAGCAAGCTCGGCTACGCGTCGGACGAatcgagcggcagcagcagcagcaacgacagCGAAAAGTGTCCCATCTGTCTGCTGTCCCTGCACAACCAGGAGGTGGGTGTGCCGGAGGTGTGCGAGCACGTGTTTTGTGCGCCGTGCATCGAGGAGTGGTCCCGCAACGTGTCCACCTGTCCGATCGACCGGAAGGGCTTCGAGCTGATCAACATCTACGCGGACCTGGAgcgccggcagcagcagaaggaggTGCTGCGGGTGTACCGCGTCCAGCCCAAGCCGGCCGAGGGCGAGGGCGAGGAGGAGGGCCAGGGTACGGCCGGCGCAGGAGGGCTGCCGGTCGTGCCGGAAGCCGACGAGCTGACGTACTGCGAGGTGTGCCGGCAGGCCCACAGCGAGGAAACGATGCTGCTGTGCGATTCGTGCAATCTCGGCTACCATATGGAGTGTCTGAATCCGCCGCTGCTGGAGATCCCGTCCGGCTCGTGGTACTGCGACTGCTGCTTCGCGTCCGGGTCCGACGAGGACGACAACGAGCTGCAGGATCTGTTGGACGACCTGAACGAGATCGGCGGCATGCGCGAGTCCCGGCTGCGGCAGCGCATCCACAGCCCGCTGCGCATCGTGCGGACGCGTCAGAGCGAGCGCATACGGGCGGCCATCTTGACGCGGGCGGCCGCTGCAGTGCGGCTAAACATCGTGCAAAGTTCGCCGGATGGGGCCGCGGGCCCGTCGACGGTGGCGGCGAGGGTGCGCCGGTTGGCCGCCGGGTCGTCCGCGCACggcggaagcagcagcagcagcagtctgGTGGCCGTGGCCGCACCGCCCCGTGCGCGCAAAACCGTGAAGCGGAAGCGAAGGCGCCGCACGAGGCGAAAAATCCTCAGCATGATCATCTCCGAGTACGACGTGGACGACAACGAGAATGGGACGGGCGCGGGCGGGCCCGGCGATGGACAGAAGTTTGCGATCAAGCGCAAGAAGCTGTACAGCACGCTGCGCAAGCTGCGCAAGAAGCGCGCGAAGCGAAGGAAATCGGGCGGCCTTGCGGGAGCCGGCGGAAGCAGGCGGCGCGGTGCGGCGGCAGTGGCAGCGGCTGCCCTGGCGGCCGGCGGCGAAGGCAGCGACCTGCTGCGCTCTACCAACGCGATGGAGGACTCGGTGCAGCGTCAGCGCATCGGGGCAGGCATTACGCCGCTGAAGATATTCGGCGGACGGAACGATCTGGACTACTtcagcgacgacgacgacgaggaggagggcAGCAGCACGGGCGGTGCGGGCGGAGCAGGCGGCTCGACACTGGTGGCGGGCAGCGCGATGGGCTCCCGTCTTCGCAACGTGCTCGGACGCAGGCGCGTTCTGAAGAGCGGATTCGAAAGCTTCAGCACGCCATCGCCGGGCGGCAACGGATCGACCGGGCCCGATCTGCTCGGCAGCATTCTCGAGAACCAGGAGCGGTGGCACTCGCGGGACGGACTGCGAAACGTACGCATCAACGGGGGGAAAATCATTTTCCCCACCGAAACGCCACCGAACGGGGGCGATCGGCGCCGAGCACCACCGGGCGGACCGAGCGGGCGGAATGCGGCAGAAGGGGCGGTGAATGTGGCTGCCAACACGCCCGGCAGCAGCACGACCGCCCAATCCATCCCGAGCAGTGGAGGTAATGGGGCAGGCAGCAGCACTAGCAGCGGTACGGGCGGAGCAAGCTCTTCCTCGAATACTATTGTCACCAACGGCACGGGAGCGGGAGGTACGGGTGGCACAAGCAGCTCTAGCGCTAGCGCATCCGGAGCTTACACGAACACTTCCCAAGCATCGCTCCTAACCGGTTCCCCAATGGGCGGTAAAACGTCCTCGGGCGCCAACGCATCGAGCAGCAAACAGCCGAACGATGGTGACGGAACGGATGAGGAGGAACAGCCCGAAAAGGAAGGAGCGAAGGAAAACGACAAGACTGTTGCTGGCTGCCGACTGCCGAAGGGGCTCGCGCACCAGGATGTGGAGGGAGAGGCGGGCTCTAGCGgatcggcggcggcggcagcggcagcggcagcggcagcggcagcggcggcaacGGCAGCGGCAGAAAACAACTGTCCCAACTTCTCCGTCTATTCGTCGGAGACGCTGCAGTACGCGAAGGGGGCCAGCGATGGAAACCAGCCGTACGATCCGCTGGACAGTGAGCAGCGCAGCGATGAGGACGAGAACGATCGGTTTGCGGGCGAACGGGACGAGGATCTGGTGCAGCTGGACGATGACGACATGGACGGGGAACCGTACACGGCGGATCCGAAGCAAAGTGCCGCGACGCCTACCACCTCCAGCGCTGCAACCGTGAATGGCGAGAAGGAGGAAGCGGCCCATCCAGCGCCTGAGACGGAGAAAACTACCAGAGAAGAGGAacaggaggaagaggaagacgaAGGTACGCCAGCGCGGGACGAGTTTGATTCGGAGAGCGACGATGAGCTGAAGAAGATCGAGGCAGACTCAAACCGCGGCATCGACGGTGGCCGAAGAGAGGGGCTGGATGCGCTAACGCCTCCACTGACGACCTCGCTGGTCGCTGCACTCGGTGCATCTGGAGCGGCGATGGCAGCTGCTTCGGCCATCGCTACGGCCAACTTCGGTGCGCCGGCAGGCTTGCTCGGGCCGGGTGAGGACGACCGCAGCTACACCCCCTGCCTGGACGAGAAGTATCAGGAGCGGCGCGAACTGATCGACGCCGGCGAAGGTCCTTCTGGCGAGGGCACTTCCGGGTTGGCCTCGTCCTCGCGCTTCCGCAGCCAGGGCAGCGCGATCGATACGGCCGGCATCGATGGCATGGACACGGAGCTGATTTCCGACGAAGATGAGGCCGAGTTTGCGGAGGCTGCGGGGGAGCATGGGGCGGCCGACGGTGCCGGCCCATCGGGCTCGAAGGGTGCGGCCTCGGCGAAGCGCAAGGAACAGCTGGCCGCGTTCAAGAAGGTAACGAAGAAGGGCCGCGAGCGCAACTATCGCGAGAAGGACACGAAGAAACGCTCCTCGCGAGAGCGCGGCCGACGAGGGGACGACGGTGGCGAGCCGGACCGACGAAACGGTCGCACCGGCGACAGGGATAGCGGTGGCGAGGGCAGCAAATCGATGGACCGTCGGAATAGGCCCCGTCGTCCGAAGCGCAAAGAGCTGCCCCGGTACGACATTCGCTCGATCATTGCGGAGAAGCGGCCGCGCATCCTGAAGGATCCGTTCGGCAGGGACATTACGCCGAAGCGACGGTCGCGCACACGCACTCCGTCGCGCAGCCGATCGCGGGAACGGCGCAACCTGTCCATTTCCCTCTCGCCGGAGCCCCTGCCAGCGGTACGATCGCGGGGCCCGGGCGCAGGATTCAACACCGGACGGAGGCGCTCTCTATCGCCGTTAGCTGTGCCGCCGCGCCATCGGGGACGATCGCCACCGCACGGAGCGCGTTCGCCGCTGCCACCATTCCGCCGGTCACCCCGCCGATCATCGTCCCGGTCACGGTCCCGCTCGAGGGGCGGTGGACGCTCCGGTGGACCGCTGCCACCGCTCGGACTGCGCTCACTGTCGCCCCGgtcaccaccgccaccaagGGGCCGGTTTGCCCGTTCGCCCCGCTCGCGGTCCCTTTCCCGGTCACGATCACACTCCCCACCGCCACACCATCGGCCGGCAGTGCGGCGGGGAAGCTTCCGCCGCTCGCTTACACCTTCCCGGTCACCGCCCGATCGACGCGTGGGCCGCACGAAAAAGAAGGCCAAGCGAAAGAAGCGCCCGGTATCGGTCAGTCGCAGTCGCAGCAGAAGCCGCAGTCGCAGCCGGACCCCCCGCAGCCGTAGCCGTAGCCGCAGTCGAAGCCGCAGCCGAGGCCGGGGCCAGAAGGCGTCCCTGGCGGCAGCCCGAAACGCCGGCCGGAAGAAGAAGCCCAAGAATCGACGCAGCGTGTCACCACTGCCACCGCCGGTAGCCAAAACCGTCGgcaagaagcagaagaaaaagaaagaccGAAAGCGATCCTTCTCACCGCTGGGACGATCCCGTTCGCGGTCTCGCTCGCGCACGCCACCGCCTTCGACCGCAGCCCCGAACGCATCCGGCATGCTTACCGAGCGCTTCGGGAAGGGCAGCGGCGGTGGAGGGCGTGCGCAGCGGGACAGCTCGTGGACGCCTCCGCCCCTGCCAACAGCCCTGTCCGGCTCGCGACTGAAATCGAACGGACCGGCTGCGTCGGCCTCGGCGGCCGCCGCCAGCCTGACGGTGATCCTCACAAACGAGGAAGCGCTGGCGAAGCAGCAGGAGGAGGCGCTGCTCGGCGGCAAGGAGCGGGACGGCCGCAGCGGCAAGCAGGCACGCAAGGAGGCGCGCCGCCGGGAGCGGGAGGCCCGCGAGAAGAATGCCACCCTCCCCTCGAAGGAAGTATTTACATCGGGTGATAATATTCTTGTAAGTGTTAGCTTTAACGATAAGGgtgcggcggcagcggcgtcggCGGCATCCGGTTCCGGCAGTAAGGACGGCGCGCAGGAGAAGCAACCGAGCGCCGAGCATTCGcggcatcaccaccaccatcaccatcatcacggGGCGGAACGATCATCGGGCGGTggcaaacaacagcagcagcagcagcaacgtcaGAAGGACTCCGCCGGTGGTGCCGCGTCCGGCAAGCGACAGCGAGCGGTGGATGGCGAGCGGCCAAAGAACAAGCGGCTGGAGGGTCGGCTGAAGCAACGCACACGCTCGACGATCGATGTGACCGCGAAACCGGTCGTCATTATCGATTTGGACGGGTCGCCGTTCCGGGTGCTGACGCCGTCGCCCAAGGCGGTCATCGTGCTGTCCGACAGTGACACTGAGAAGGACAAGGACCGTCGTGGAGGCAGTGGAGGAGCTGCAGGTGTTGGTGGCGCTGCAGGAAACGCCACGGCCGGTGCGAACCTGGAGTCAGGAGCCGGAGCAGCAGCCGGTTCGGGAATGAGCCAAGAAAAGAGTGGTGCAGGACTGCTGATGCGAAGTGGAGGCGCTGTTGGAAGTACGCTCGGCCAGTCGCTCGGTTTGATGGATGGACCGAATGCGATGGGTGTTGGTGTCGGTGCTGGAGGAGCCACCGGGGCGGCCAGCTCATCCACCGCCGGAGTGCTGCGCAAAACGCCACCCGAAAGACGCTCACCCGTGGACGACATGTTCGGACCGAAGACACCGCCCGGATTccccaccagcagcagcggctcTGGCCTTGGCAATCAGCAATCGCTCAAGACCCTGCAGGCACCGAAGTTCTCGATGCAGGTTAAGACGAAGTCGACGAACCTGCGACCGGTCAATCCGCTGTACGATCCGGGCGATTTGGACGAGGGCAAGGAGGACAGTCCCGAACGGCAGGATGACACCGTGGCGGGCGACAGTGCGGTGGACGACGAGAGTGGAAGTGTGTCCCAGTCGCAGGGCGGTTTGGGCATAGGCTACGGTGCGGGTGGCAGTGGCGGTAGCACAATTGCCACCGTGGGACCGAACACGCCACCGGAACCGGCACCCCAGTCGCCCTCGCCGGACGTGTACGATCCGTTCGAGCCGACCAAGTCGCCCTCTCCCTCACCAACGCCCGGCGGATCGTCGCGTGATCGGTCCGATGCCCTTTCCATTGGGCGCCTGTCCGACGAGGAGCAGAGCAAGACGACGAACCGGGACGGCTCAGCGCCAGGCTCGGGCGCGGACGGTGGAATGATGATGCTGGACGGTGGTGCCGAACCGAACGACACCATGAACGGCGGTGGTCCTGtgggcagcggcggcggcccaGACACGGGACACTCCCGTACACCGCCACAATCGCAGCTGATGGGCCGCAACAATGTTAACAGCGGTAAGGTCACGGTACTCAGCAACATCGTCCTTGGCGGATCGGCCACGGCCAACTCGAACGCAAAGGCGGGTGTGTCGGATCCATCGGGCGCAAACTCCGATTCCGACGTGATCTTCGACGAGTTCGTACCGTCGTCGTCGGGTGGGCCGGCGAACAACCTCATCTCCAAGCTGCCACTGCCACTGGCCGGTGCCGCCGGTCAGCAGGGACAGTCGGCCGGcaagtttgccgacttcctgAACCCGACCGACTCACCGTACTCGCCCGGGGCGAGCGATTTCGACGATCTGTTCGAACCGCCCGGCGGCGCCGGAGGCATGGATATGCTGGATTCGCCTCCAATGCACACGCACCcgagcagcaagcagcagcagcagcagtcgaatCATCAGCAACATTCAAACGCCAACTCGCAACCGTCGGCGGGACGATCGTCGAAACCGATGCCACCGACGAAGGCGGCCAAAAAGTCGACCAACCAGTTTGACTCACTGTTTGGCTCGCCGAACCTGCACAACAGTGGCAAGGCGGGCCGCAGCCGGAAGGGTCCGCACAAACGTTCGAAGGGAG gaaaatcaaaccaaaaaggtGATACCGCCAACGACGAAGATCCGTCTAAGCTGTCGGATAAGGAGAAG TACCTGAAGAAACTCAACCGTCTCGAGCGTGTCGTCGAGGAGGTCAAGCTGGTCATCAAGCCGTACTACAACAAGAAGCAAATCAATAAGGACGAATATAAAGACATTTTGCGCCGAGCCGTACCGAAG ATCTGCCACAGCCGCACGGGCGAGATCAATCCCATCAAGATACAGAAGCTTATCAAGGCGTACGTGCGCAAGATTCGCGGCAAACGACGCATCTCGAAGAAAGGttccggcggcggtggtggtggtggtgtcctTGGGCAGCTCGGAATGCCGATGGCAAACAGTAACTCCATCATTATCTGA